From the Takifugu flavidus isolate HTHZ2018 chromosome 12, ASM371156v2, whole genome shotgun sequence genome, one window contains:
- the mcamb gene encoding melanoma cell adhesion molecule b isoform X5, producing MAVRDAAAPLLVGLLLLCYTWRACAEVTVNMEDRVEVLRGQMAQITCNFVSAEGIGGMTIEWFYVTRQGEKKKIYSQDSSMRSVESRTQFTDRISVNGTGATGIVVLTINNVQVEDEVEFICLVKSLTEGTGEGRTNLKVFEIPNFPTIEGVQTGISVLQDSPSKIGTCEVKNGYPKPQITWYKNRKPLLPIQDEVIISPSITMESSGLFSVRSELRMKVVKENKDDEFYCEVNYPAPGGETRMTETERINITVYYPSTAVKMWVESPKGKIKEGDSVELHCQDNGNPPSSLIAIRHIQSDTNWDEDMVMLHKVRRQDGGLYECISTDTDSFKEVSGNMTLSINYLEPAVVEPKGVAFVVQGEELKAMCNALSSLSTHTAWLKDGLQISTGHILILKDATFDTAGTYDCVVSANEIQDMQTNGTLVVQVLGPPQIIDKNNVELEKRVDETVDLSCSARAFPTPSFIWTTSDGRNLETKSEEIDGVFRSSVQFPVNSDVTVFCNVSNEYGVAAVTFNIKTQGNGVVIAVIIVCILLLAILGSVLYFLYKKGKICGRSGKQDLTKETNKDNIVVEMKSDNTEEAVLLGVNGEKQPLSD from the exons ATGGCTGTACGGGATGCTGCTGCACCGCTCCTTGTGGGGCTTCTGCTCCTGTGTTACACCTGGAGAG CATGTGCCGAAGTCACGGTGAACATGGAGGACAGGGTGGAGGTGTTGAGGGGACAGATGGCTCAGATCACCTGCAACTTTGTATCAGCCGAAGGAATCGGCGGTATGACCATCGAGTGGTTTTAC GTGACTCGACAAggtgagaagaagaaaatctaCTCCCAGGACTCCAGTATGAGGTCCGTGGAATCCAGAACACAATTCACGGATCGGATCAGCGTGAATGGTACCGGAGCCACTGGAATAGTGGTGCTGACCATCAACAATgtgcaggtggaggatgaggtggaGTTTATTTGTCTCGTCAAAAGTCTGACGGAAGGAACTGGGGAGGGACGTACAAACCTGAAGGTTTTTG AGATACCCAACTTCCCTACCATCGAGGGTGTGCAAACAGGAAtctcagtcctccaggacagccCATCAAAG ATTGGGACATGTGAGGTCAAAAATGGTTACCCAAAGCCGCAGATCACTTggtataaaaacagaaaaccacTACTTCCTATACAGGATG aggTAATAATATCGCCCAGCATCACTATGGAATCCAGTGGCCTTTTCTCTGTGAGGAGCGAGCTGCGCATGAAGGTGGTGAAGGAGAACAAAGATGATGAGTTCTATTGTGAGGTCAACTACCCCGCCCCCGGAGGAGAGACCAGGATGACGGAGACGGAGCGTATTAATATCACCGTGTACT ACCCCTCCACGGCTGTCAAGATGTGGGTGGAGTCACCGAAGGGAAAAATCAAGGAAGGAGACTCGGTGGAGCTCCACTGTCAGGACAACGGgaatcctccctcctctctgattgCAATCAGGCACATCCAA AGTGACACCAATTGGGATGAGGACATGGTGATGCTGCATAAAGTGAGGCGTCAGGACGGCGGACTCTACGAGTGCATCTCCACGGATACGGACAGCTTTAAAGAGGTCTCCGGAAACATGACGCTGTCTATCAACT ATCTGGAACCTGCTGTGGTGGAGCCGAAAGGTGTTGCCTTCGTGGTTCAAGGAGAAGAGCTGAAAGCCATGTGCAATGCCCTCTCTTCCCTGTCCACGCACACGGCTTGGCTCaag GACGGTCTCCAGATTTCAACGGGCCACATTCTGATCCTGAAGGACGCAACCTTTGACACGGCAGGGACGTATGATTGTGTCGTATCCGCTAATGAGATACAGGACATGCAGACCAACGGGACGCTCGTTGTTCAGGTCCTGG GTCCACCACAGATCATAGACAAAAACAACGTGGAGCTGGAAAAGAGGGTCGACGAGACAGTTGACCTGAGCTGCAGCGCCAGAGCTTTCCCCACTCCGAGCTTTATTTGGACCACCTCTGATGGACGG AACCTGGAGACAAAGTCCGAGGAGATTGATGGGGTCTTCCGCAGCTCCGTCCAGTTCCCCGTCAACTCTGACGTCACAGTTTTCTGCAACGTTTCGAACGAGTACGGCGTTGCAGCGGTGACCTTCAACATCAAAACCC AGGGCAACGGCGTTGTCATTGCAGTCATCATCGtctgcatcctgctgctggccatCTTGGGGAGTGTGCTTTACTTCCTCTacaaaaaaggcaaaatctGTGGCCGATCCGGCAAACAAGACCT CACCAAAGAGACCAACAAGGACAACATTGTGGTGGAGATGAAGAGCGACAACACAGAGGAAGCTGTGCTGCTCGGGGTCAACGGCGAAAAGCAGCCGCTCAGCGACTAG
- the mcamb gene encoding melanoma cell adhesion molecule b isoform X4, whose translation MAVRDAAAPLLVGLLLLCYTWRACAEVTVNMEDRVEVLRGQMAQITCNFVSAEGIGGMTIEWFYVTRQGEKKKIYSQDSSMRSVESRTQFTDRISVNGTGATGIVVLTINNVQVEDEVEFICLVKSLTEGTGEGRTNLKVFEIPNFPTIEGVQTGISVLQDSPSKIGTCEVKNGYPKPQITWYKNRKPLLPIQDEVIISPSITMESSGLFSVRSELRMKVVKENKDDEFYCEVNYPAPGGETRMTETERINITVYYPSTAVKMWVESPKGKIKEGDSVELHCQDNGNPPSSLIAIRHIQSDTNWDEDMVMLHKVRRQDGGLYECISTDTDSFKEVSGNMTLSINYLEPAVVEPKGVAFVVQGEELKAMCNALSSLSTHTAWLKDGLQISTGHILILKDATFDTAGTYDCVVSANEIQDMQTNGTLVVQVLGPPQIIDKNNVELEKRVDETVDLSCSARAFPTPSFIWTTSDGRNLETKSEEIDGVFRSSVQFPVNSDVTVFCNVSNEYGVAAVTFNIKTLKPVTSIPPKQLRKEGNGVVIAVIIVCILLLAILGSVLYFLYKKGKICGRSGKQDLTKETNKDNIVVEMKSDNTEEAVLLGVNGEKQPLSD comes from the exons ATGGCTGTACGGGATGCTGCTGCACCGCTCCTTGTGGGGCTTCTGCTCCTGTGTTACACCTGGAGAG CATGTGCCGAAGTCACGGTGAACATGGAGGACAGGGTGGAGGTGTTGAGGGGACAGATGGCTCAGATCACCTGCAACTTTGTATCAGCCGAAGGAATCGGCGGTATGACCATCGAGTGGTTTTAC GTGACTCGACAAggtgagaagaagaaaatctaCTCCCAGGACTCCAGTATGAGGTCCGTGGAATCCAGAACACAATTCACGGATCGGATCAGCGTGAATGGTACCGGAGCCACTGGAATAGTGGTGCTGACCATCAACAATgtgcaggtggaggatgaggtggaGTTTATTTGTCTCGTCAAAAGTCTGACGGAAGGAACTGGGGAGGGACGTACAAACCTGAAGGTTTTTG AGATACCCAACTTCCCTACCATCGAGGGTGTGCAAACAGGAAtctcagtcctccaggacagccCATCAAAG ATTGGGACATGTGAGGTCAAAAATGGTTACCCAAAGCCGCAGATCACTTggtataaaaacagaaaaccacTACTTCCTATACAGGATG aggTAATAATATCGCCCAGCATCACTATGGAATCCAGTGGCCTTTTCTCTGTGAGGAGCGAGCTGCGCATGAAGGTGGTGAAGGAGAACAAAGATGATGAGTTCTATTGTGAGGTCAACTACCCCGCCCCCGGAGGAGAGACCAGGATGACGGAGACGGAGCGTATTAATATCACCGTGTACT ACCCCTCCACGGCTGTCAAGATGTGGGTGGAGTCACCGAAGGGAAAAATCAAGGAAGGAGACTCGGTGGAGCTCCACTGTCAGGACAACGGgaatcctccctcctctctgattgCAATCAGGCACATCCAA AGTGACACCAATTGGGATGAGGACATGGTGATGCTGCATAAAGTGAGGCGTCAGGACGGCGGACTCTACGAGTGCATCTCCACGGATACGGACAGCTTTAAAGAGGTCTCCGGAAACATGACGCTGTCTATCAACT ATCTGGAACCTGCTGTGGTGGAGCCGAAAGGTGTTGCCTTCGTGGTTCAAGGAGAAGAGCTGAAAGCCATGTGCAATGCCCTCTCTTCCCTGTCCACGCACACGGCTTGGCTCaag GACGGTCTCCAGATTTCAACGGGCCACATTCTGATCCTGAAGGACGCAACCTTTGACACGGCAGGGACGTATGATTGTGTCGTATCCGCTAATGAGATACAGGACATGCAGACCAACGGGACGCTCGTTGTTCAGGTCCTGG GTCCACCACAGATCATAGACAAAAACAACGTGGAGCTGGAAAAGAGGGTCGACGAGACAGTTGACCTGAGCTGCAGCGCCAGAGCTTTCCCCACTCCGAGCTTTATTTGGACCACCTCTGATGGACGG AACCTGGAGACAAAGTCCGAGGAGATTGATGGGGTCTTCCGCAGCTCCGTCCAGTTCCCCGTCAACTCTGACGTCACAGTTTTCTGCAACGTTTCGAACGAGTACGGCGTTGCAGCGGTGACCTTCAACATCAAAACCC TCAAACCTGTAACATCTATACCACCAAAGCAACTGAGAAAAG AGGGCAACGGCGTTGTCATTGCAGTCATCATCGtctgcatcctgctgctggccatCTTGGGGAGTGTGCTTTACTTCCTCTacaaaaaaggcaaaatctGTGGCCGATCCGGCAAACAAGACCT CACCAAAGAGACCAACAAGGACAACATTGTGGTGGAGATGAAGAGCGACAACACAGAGGAAGCTGTGCTGCTCGGGGTCAACGGCGAAAAGCAGCCGCTCAGCGACTAG
- the mcamb gene encoding melanoma cell adhesion molecule b isoform X3: MAVRDAAAPLLVGLLLLCYTWRACAEVTVNMEDRVEVLRGQMAQITCNFVSAEGIGGMTIEWFYVTRQGEKKKIYSQDSSMRSVESRTQFTDRISVNGTGATGIVVLTINNVQVEDEVEFICLVKSLTEGTGEGRTNLKVFEIPNFPTIEGVQTGISVLQDSPSKIGTCEVKNGYPKPQITWYKNRKPLLPIQDEVIISPSITMESSGLFSVRSELRMKVVKENKDDEFYCEVNYPAPGGETRMTETERINITVYYPSTAVKMWVESPKGKIKEGDSVELHCQDNGNPPSSLIAIRHIQSDTNWDEDMVMLHKVRRQDGGLYECISTDTDSFKEVSGNMTLSINYLEPAVVEPKGVAFVVQGEELKAMCNALSSLSTHTAWLKDGLQISTGHILILKDATFDTAGTYDCVVSANEIQDMQTNGTLVVQVLGPPQIIDKNNVELEKRVDETVDLSCSARAFPTPSFIWTTSDGRNLETKSEEIDGVFRSSVQFPVNSDVTVFCNVSNEYGVAAVTFNIKTPKQTTTPATTTTTTTTIHSTTEGNGVVIAVIIVCILLLAILGSVLYFLYKKGKICGRSGKQDLTKETNKDNIVVEMKSDNTEEAVLLGVNGEKQPLSD; the protein is encoded by the exons ATGGCTGTACGGGATGCTGCTGCACCGCTCCTTGTGGGGCTTCTGCTCCTGTGTTACACCTGGAGAG CATGTGCCGAAGTCACGGTGAACATGGAGGACAGGGTGGAGGTGTTGAGGGGACAGATGGCTCAGATCACCTGCAACTTTGTATCAGCCGAAGGAATCGGCGGTATGACCATCGAGTGGTTTTAC GTGACTCGACAAggtgagaagaagaaaatctaCTCCCAGGACTCCAGTATGAGGTCCGTGGAATCCAGAACACAATTCACGGATCGGATCAGCGTGAATGGTACCGGAGCCACTGGAATAGTGGTGCTGACCATCAACAATgtgcaggtggaggatgaggtggaGTTTATTTGTCTCGTCAAAAGTCTGACGGAAGGAACTGGGGAGGGACGTACAAACCTGAAGGTTTTTG AGATACCCAACTTCCCTACCATCGAGGGTGTGCAAACAGGAAtctcagtcctccaggacagccCATCAAAG ATTGGGACATGTGAGGTCAAAAATGGTTACCCAAAGCCGCAGATCACTTggtataaaaacagaaaaccacTACTTCCTATACAGGATG aggTAATAATATCGCCCAGCATCACTATGGAATCCAGTGGCCTTTTCTCTGTGAGGAGCGAGCTGCGCATGAAGGTGGTGAAGGAGAACAAAGATGATGAGTTCTATTGTGAGGTCAACTACCCCGCCCCCGGAGGAGAGACCAGGATGACGGAGACGGAGCGTATTAATATCACCGTGTACT ACCCCTCCACGGCTGTCAAGATGTGGGTGGAGTCACCGAAGGGAAAAATCAAGGAAGGAGACTCGGTGGAGCTCCACTGTCAGGACAACGGgaatcctccctcctctctgattgCAATCAGGCACATCCAA AGTGACACCAATTGGGATGAGGACATGGTGATGCTGCATAAAGTGAGGCGTCAGGACGGCGGACTCTACGAGTGCATCTCCACGGATACGGACAGCTTTAAAGAGGTCTCCGGAAACATGACGCTGTCTATCAACT ATCTGGAACCTGCTGTGGTGGAGCCGAAAGGTGTTGCCTTCGTGGTTCAAGGAGAAGAGCTGAAAGCCATGTGCAATGCCCTCTCTTCCCTGTCCACGCACACGGCTTGGCTCaag GACGGTCTCCAGATTTCAACGGGCCACATTCTGATCCTGAAGGACGCAACCTTTGACACGGCAGGGACGTATGATTGTGTCGTATCCGCTAATGAGATACAGGACATGCAGACCAACGGGACGCTCGTTGTTCAGGTCCTGG GTCCACCACAGATCATAGACAAAAACAACGTGGAGCTGGAAAAGAGGGTCGACGAGACAGTTGACCTGAGCTGCAGCGCCAGAGCTTTCCCCACTCCGAGCTTTATTTGGACCACCTCTGATGGACGG AACCTGGAGACAAAGTCCGAGGAGATTGATGGGGTCTTCCGCAGCTCCGTCCAGTTCCCCGTCAACTCTGACGTCACAGTTTTCTGCAACGTTTCGAACGAGTACGGCGTTGCAGCGGTGACCTTCAACATCAAAACCC CCAAACAAACCACCACaccagccaccaccaccaccaccaccaccaccattcaCTCCACCACAG AGGGCAACGGCGTTGTCATTGCAGTCATCATCGtctgcatcctgctgctggccatCTTGGGGAGTGTGCTTTACTTCCTCTacaaaaaaggcaaaatctGTGGCCGATCCGGCAAACAAGACCT CACCAAAGAGACCAACAAGGACAACATTGTGGTGGAGATGAAGAGCGACAACACAGAGGAAGCTGTGCTGCTCGGGGTCAACGGCGAAAAGCAGCCGCTCAGCGACTAG
- the mcamb gene encoding melanoma cell adhesion molecule b isoform X1 — translation MAVRDAAAPLLVGLLLLCYTWRACAEVTVNMEDRVEVLRGQMAQITCNFVSAEGIGGMTIEWFYVTRQGEKKKIYSQDSSMRSVESRTQFTDRISVNGTGATGIVVLTINNVQVEDEVEFICLVKSLTEGTGEGRTNLKVFEIPNFPTIEGVQTGISVLQDSPSKIGTCEVKNGYPKPQITWYKNRKPLLPIQDEVIISPSITMESSGLFSVRSELRMKVVKENKDDEFYCEVNYPAPGGETRMTETERINITVYYPSTAVKMWVESPKGKIKEGDSVELHCQDNGNPPSSLIAIRHIQSDTNWDEDMVMLHKVRRQDGGLYECISTDTDSFKEVSGNMTLSINYLEPAVVEPKGVAFVVQGEELKAMCNALSSLSTHTAWLKDGLQISTGHILILKDATFDTAGTYDCVVSANEIQDMQTNGTLVVQVLGPPQIIDKNNVELEKRVDETVDLSCSARAFPTPSFIWTTSDGRNLETKSEEIDGVFRSSVQFPVNSDVTVFCNVSNEYGVAAVTFNIKTPKQTTTPATTTTTTTTIHSTTVKPVTSIPPKQLRKEGNGVVIAVIIVCILLLAILGSVLYFLYKKGKICGRSGKQDLTKETNKDNIVVEMKSDNTEEAVLLGVNGEKQPLSD, via the exons ATGGCTGTACGGGATGCTGCTGCACCGCTCCTTGTGGGGCTTCTGCTCCTGTGTTACACCTGGAGAG CATGTGCCGAAGTCACGGTGAACATGGAGGACAGGGTGGAGGTGTTGAGGGGACAGATGGCTCAGATCACCTGCAACTTTGTATCAGCCGAAGGAATCGGCGGTATGACCATCGAGTGGTTTTAC GTGACTCGACAAggtgagaagaagaaaatctaCTCCCAGGACTCCAGTATGAGGTCCGTGGAATCCAGAACACAATTCACGGATCGGATCAGCGTGAATGGTACCGGAGCCACTGGAATAGTGGTGCTGACCATCAACAATgtgcaggtggaggatgaggtggaGTTTATTTGTCTCGTCAAAAGTCTGACGGAAGGAACTGGGGAGGGACGTACAAACCTGAAGGTTTTTG AGATACCCAACTTCCCTACCATCGAGGGTGTGCAAACAGGAAtctcagtcctccaggacagccCATCAAAG ATTGGGACATGTGAGGTCAAAAATGGTTACCCAAAGCCGCAGATCACTTggtataaaaacagaaaaccacTACTTCCTATACAGGATG aggTAATAATATCGCCCAGCATCACTATGGAATCCAGTGGCCTTTTCTCTGTGAGGAGCGAGCTGCGCATGAAGGTGGTGAAGGAGAACAAAGATGATGAGTTCTATTGTGAGGTCAACTACCCCGCCCCCGGAGGAGAGACCAGGATGACGGAGACGGAGCGTATTAATATCACCGTGTACT ACCCCTCCACGGCTGTCAAGATGTGGGTGGAGTCACCGAAGGGAAAAATCAAGGAAGGAGACTCGGTGGAGCTCCACTGTCAGGACAACGGgaatcctccctcctctctgattgCAATCAGGCACATCCAA AGTGACACCAATTGGGATGAGGACATGGTGATGCTGCATAAAGTGAGGCGTCAGGACGGCGGACTCTACGAGTGCATCTCCACGGATACGGACAGCTTTAAAGAGGTCTCCGGAAACATGACGCTGTCTATCAACT ATCTGGAACCTGCTGTGGTGGAGCCGAAAGGTGTTGCCTTCGTGGTTCAAGGAGAAGAGCTGAAAGCCATGTGCAATGCCCTCTCTTCCCTGTCCACGCACACGGCTTGGCTCaag GACGGTCTCCAGATTTCAACGGGCCACATTCTGATCCTGAAGGACGCAACCTTTGACACGGCAGGGACGTATGATTGTGTCGTATCCGCTAATGAGATACAGGACATGCAGACCAACGGGACGCTCGTTGTTCAGGTCCTGG GTCCACCACAGATCATAGACAAAAACAACGTGGAGCTGGAAAAGAGGGTCGACGAGACAGTTGACCTGAGCTGCAGCGCCAGAGCTTTCCCCACTCCGAGCTTTATTTGGACCACCTCTGATGGACGG AACCTGGAGACAAAGTCCGAGGAGATTGATGGGGTCTTCCGCAGCTCCGTCCAGTTCCCCGTCAACTCTGACGTCACAGTTTTCTGCAACGTTTCGAACGAGTACGGCGTTGCAGCGGTGACCTTCAACATCAAAACCC CCAAACAAACCACCACaccagccaccaccaccaccaccaccaccaccattcaCTCCACCACAG TCAAACCTGTAACATCTATACCACCAAAGCAACTGAGAAAAG AGGGCAACGGCGTTGTCATTGCAGTCATCATCGtctgcatcctgctgctggccatCTTGGGGAGTGTGCTTTACTTCCTCTacaaaaaaggcaaaatctGTGGCCGATCCGGCAAACAAGACCT CACCAAAGAGACCAACAAGGACAACATTGTGGTGGAGATGAAGAGCGACAACACAGAGGAAGCTGTGCTGCTCGGGGTCAACGGCGAAAAGCAGCCGCTCAGCGACTAG
- the mcamb gene encoding melanoma cell adhesion molecule b isoform X2 produces MRRFPLDVTVAACAEVTVNMEDRVEVLRGQMAQITCNFVSAEGIGGMTIEWFYVTRQGEKKKIYSQDSSMRSVESRTQFTDRISVNGTGATGIVVLTINNVQVEDEVEFICLVKSLTEGTGEGRTNLKVFEIPNFPTIEGVQTGISVLQDSPSKIGTCEVKNGYPKPQITWYKNRKPLLPIQDEVIISPSITMESSGLFSVRSELRMKVVKENKDDEFYCEVNYPAPGGETRMTETERINITVYYPSTAVKMWVESPKGKIKEGDSVELHCQDNGNPPSSLIAIRHIQSDTNWDEDMVMLHKVRRQDGGLYECISTDTDSFKEVSGNMTLSINYLEPAVVEPKGVAFVVQGEELKAMCNALSSLSTHTAWLKDGLQISTGHILILKDATFDTAGTYDCVVSANEIQDMQTNGTLVVQVLGPPQIIDKNNVELEKRVDETVDLSCSARAFPTPSFIWTTSDGRNLETKSEEIDGVFRSSVQFPVNSDVTVFCNVSNEYGVAAVTFNIKTPKQTTTPATTTTTTTTIHSTTVKPVTSIPPKQLRKEGNGVVIAVIIVCILLLAILGSVLYFLYKKGKICGRSGKQDLTKETNKDNIVVEMKSDNTEEAVLLGVNGEKQPLSD; encoded by the exons ATGCGCAGATTTCCACTGGATGTGACGGTTGCAG CATGTGCCGAAGTCACGGTGAACATGGAGGACAGGGTGGAGGTGTTGAGGGGACAGATGGCTCAGATCACCTGCAACTTTGTATCAGCCGAAGGAATCGGCGGTATGACCATCGAGTGGTTTTAC GTGACTCGACAAggtgagaagaagaaaatctaCTCCCAGGACTCCAGTATGAGGTCCGTGGAATCCAGAACACAATTCACGGATCGGATCAGCGTGAATGGTACCGGAGCCACTGGAATAGTGGTGCTGACCATCAACAATgtgcaggtggaggatgaggtggaGTTTATTTGTCTCGTCAAAAGTCTGACGGAAGGAACTGGGGAGGGACGTACAAACCTGAAGGTTTTTG AGATACCCAACTTCCCTACCATCGAGGGTGTGCAAACAGGAAtctcagtcctccaggacagccCATCAAAG ATTGGGACATGTGAGGTCAAAAATGGTTACCCAAAGCCGCAGATCACTTggtataaaaacagaaaaccacTACTTCCTATACAGGATG aggTAATAATATCGCCCAGCATCACTATGGAATCCAGTGGCCTTTTCTCTGTGAGGAGCGAGCTGCGCATGAAGGTGGTGAAGGAGAACAAAGATGATGAGTTCTATTGTGAGGTCAACTACCCCGCCCCCGGAGGAGAGACCAGGATGACGGAGACGGAGCGTATTAATATCACCGTGTACT ACCCCTCCACGGCTGTCAAGATGTGGGTGGAGTCACCGAAGGGAAAAATCAAGGAAGGAGACTCGGTGGAGCTCCACTGTCAGGACAACGGgaatcctccctcctctctgattgCAATCAGGCACATCCAA AGTGACACCAATTGGGATGAGGACATGGTGATGCTGCATAAAGTGAGGCGTCAGGACGGCGGACTCTACGAGTGCATCTCCACGGATACGGACAGCTTTAAAGAGGTCTCCGGAAACATGACGCTGTCTATCAACT ATCTGGAACCTGCTGTGGTGGAGCCGAAAGGTGTTGCCTTCGTGGTTCAAGGAGAAGAGCTGAAAGCCATGTGCAATGCCCTCTCTTCCCTGTCCACGCACACGGCTTGGCTCaag GACGGTCTCCAGATTTCAACGGGCCACATTCTGATCCTGAAGGACGCAACCTTTGACACGGCAGGGACGTATGATTGTGTCGTATCCGCTAATGAGATACAGGACATGCAGACCAACGGGACGCTCGTTGTTCAGGTCCTGG GTCCACCACAGATCATAGACAAAAACAACGTGGAGCTGGAAAAGAGGGTCGACGAGACAGTTGACCTGAGCTGCAGCGCCAGAGCTTTCCCCACTCCGAGCTTTATTTGGACCACCTCTGATGGACGG AACCTGGAGACAAAGTCCGAGGAGATTGATGGGGTCTTCCGCAGCTCCGTCCAGTTCCCCGTCAACTCTGACGTCACAGTTTTCTGCAACGTTTCGAACGAGTACGGCGTTGCAGCGGTGACCTTCAACATCAAAACCC CCAAACAAACCACCACaccagccaccaccaccaccaccaccaccaccattcaCTCCACCACAG TCAAACCTGTAACATCTATACCACCAAAGCAACTGAGAAAAG AGGGCAACGGCGTTGTCATTGCAGTCATCATCGtctgcatcctgctgctggccatCTTGGGGAGTGTGCTTTACTTCCTCTacaaaaaaggcaaaatctGTGGCCGATCCGGCAAACAAGACCT CACCAAAGAGACCAACAAGGACAACATTGTGGTGGAGATGAAGAGCGACAACACAGAGGAAGCTGTGCTGCTCGGGGTCAACGGCGAAAAGCAGCCGCTCAGCGACTAG